The Streptomyces aurantiacus genome includes a region encoding these proteins:
- a CDS encoding PP2C family protein-serine/threonine phosphatase translates to MSGHLGKLSEGRLLAPSAVCVLIALPALLLDRVPPAVTLVQLLLGGALTVHAVRQRDRLAARLAEVREVVRITQEAVLRPLSRDFAGTHVSTRYHCAARESAVGGDLYDVAVTAFGLRVLVGDVRGHGLEAVRLSAETVAGFRELAYTVRDLTAVATSLDSRLAPGLGPEDFVTAVLAEFAPGEVRLVNCGHPAPLRSGQRVELLEPAVPALPLGLCPDPRQYRVRLQPGDRLLLYTDGLTEARAPDGTLFPVLTEAAHALRDPLPDEALDTLYLRLLAHTGTAPADDLALVLCQPTQATVPVPPAVHRTHSP, encoded by the coding sequence GTGTCCGGCCACCTCGGCAAGCTCTCCGAGGGCCGGCTCCTCGCGCCTTCGGCGGTCTGCGTGCTCATCGCCCTGCCCGCACTGTTGCTGGACCGGGTGCCGCCCGCCGTCACGCTGGTCCAGCTGCTGCTCGGCGGCGCGCTCACCGTGCACGCGGTGCGGCAGCGGGACCGGCTCGCCGCCCGGCTAGCCGAGGTGCGCGAGGTCGTGCGGATCACCCAGGAGGCCGTCCTGCGGCCGCTCTCCCGGGACTTCGCCGGCACGCATGTCTCCACGCGCTACCACTGCGCCGCGCGCGAGTCGGCTGTCGGCGGTGACCTGTACGACGTGGCGGTGACGGCGTTCGGCCTGCGGGTCCTCGTCGGCGACGTGCGCGGACACGGCCTGGAAGCCGTTCGGCTGTCCGCCGAGACGGTGGCCGGGTTCCGCGAACTCGCCTACACCGTACGGGACTTGACGGCGGTCGCCACCAGCCTGGACAGCCGCCTCGCGCCGGGCCTGGGCCCGGAGGACTTCGTCACCGCCGTCCTCGCCGAGTTCGCCCCGGGCGAGGTCCGCCTGGTCAACTGCGGGCACCCGGCGCCCTTGCGCTCGGGCCAGCGCGTCGAACTCCTCGAACCGGCCGTCCCCGCCCTTCCGTTGGGTCTGTGCCCAGATCCCCGCCAGTACCGCGTACGCCTCCAGCCCGGCGACCGTCTCCTCCTCTACACGGACGGTCTCACCGAGGCGCGGGCTCCCGACGGCACGCTCTTCCCCGTCCTCACCGAGGCGGCCCACGCCCTGCGCGACCCGCTCCCCGACGAGGCGCTCGACACCCTCTACCTCCGGCTCCTCGCCCACACGGGAACCGCCCCCGCCGACGACCTGGCCCTCGTCCTGTGCCAGCCCACGCAGGCCACGGTCCCCGTACCGCCGGCGGTCCACCGCACCCACAGCCCCTGA
- a CDS encoding CbiQ family ECF transporter T component, which produces MEGNRELGVGRAQAQAPAPAPAPGSVSRRVLRRLRAPRATRANALHPGAWWVWALGLGTAASHTTNPLLLALLVGVAGYVVAARRTEAPWARSYGAFVKLALAVLTIRLAFAVLLGSPVPGTHLLVTLPELPLPDWAQGIRVGGRVTAEGLVFALYDGLKLATLLICVGAANALANPSRLLKSLPGALYEAGVAVVVALTFAPNLIADVQRLRAARRLRGRSDNGLRGLLQVGLPVLEGALERSVALAAAMDARGYGRAAEVAPGVRRTTAALTLGGLVGVCAGTYGLLTAEGGNYGLPVLLAGLAAALGGLRLGGRRSLRTRYRPDAWGVRAWLVAASGAAVAALLILYASYDSAALHPGVVPLTAPALPLWPAAAILLGLGPAFIAPSPAAPASVPSPAPLPGGTGKESS; this is translated from the coding sequence ATGGAGGGCAACAGGGAACTCGGGGTGGGGCGAGCACAGGCACAGGCACCGGCACCGGCACCGGCACCGGGCAGCGTGTCCCGCCGGGTCCTGCGGCGCCTTCGTGCCCCTCGGGCGACGCGTGCCAACGCCCTGCATCCCGGCGCCTGGTGGGTCTGGGCCCTGGGTCTTGGGACCGCCGCGTCCCACACCACCAACCCGCTCCTGCTCGCCCTGCTCGTCGGCGTGGCCGGTTACGTGGTGGCCGCGCGCAGGACGGAGGCACCCTGGGCCCGCTCCTACGGCGCCTTCGTCAAGCTCGCCCTCGCCGTGCTAACCATCCGGCTGGCCTTCGCCGTCCTCCTCGGCTCCCCCGTCCCGGGCACGCATCTCCTCGTCACCCTCCCCGAACTCCCCCTCCCCGACTGGGCGCAGGGCATCCGCGTCGGTGGCCGTGTCACAGCGGAGGGCCTGGTCTTCGCCCTCTACGACGGTCTGAAACTCGCCACGCTCCTCATCTGCGTGGGCGCGGCGAACGCCCTCGCGAACCCGTCCCGTCTCCTCAAGTCGCTCCCGGGGGCCCTGTACGAGGCGGGAGTGGCCGTGGTCGTCGCTCTCACCTTCGCCCCGAACCTGATCGCGGACGTCCAGCGGCTGCGCGCGGCCCGGCGCCTGCGAGGGCGCTCCGACAACGGTCTGCGCGGCCTGCTCCAGGTCGGACTGCCGGTCCTGGAGGGCGCGTTGGAGCGTTCGGTGGCGCTCGCCGCGGCGATGGACGCGCGGGGTTACGGCCGTGCCGCCGAGGTGGCGCCCGGTGTCCGCCGCACCACCGCCGCGCTCACCCTCGGCGGTCTGGTCGGGGTCTGCGCGGGGACGTACGGCCTGCTCACCGCGGAGGGCGGCAATTACGGCCTGCCCGTGCTGCTCGCCGGACTCGCCGCGGCCCTGGGCGGTCTGCGGCTCGGCGGCCGCCGGTCGCTGCGCACCCGGTACCGGCCGGACGCGTGGGGGGTCCGCGCGTGGCTCGTCGCCGCGTCCGGGGCGGCCGTCGCGGCGCTGCTGATCCTGTACGCCTCCTACGACTCGGCGGCGCTGCATCCGGGCGTCGTCCCGCTGACGGCGCCGGCGCTGCCGCTGTGGCCCGCGGCGGCGATCCTGCTAGGCCTGGGCCCGGCCTTCATCGCCCCGTCCCCGGCCGCCCCGGCCTCCGTCCCATCCCCCGCTCCCCTTCCCGGGGGCACCGGCAAGGAGTCGTCGTGA
- a CDS encoding SCO2322 family protein, giving the protein MTRRRPALLVLGLLLAVLGTAGQAQAAGYRYWSFWDRDADGGTWVYATQGPSTARPSDGDVQGFRFSVSEDSKDSAKPRGAAEFATICAKTPAREGTKRVALVLDFGTAADAPAGSTPPGPRTACARVGEDATTADALAAVAKPLRYGTNALLCAIEGYPRTGCGEAVSGDRPKASAPPGEQSGSGDGGPSVGLLAGAAAVAVLGAAAIWQARRRRG; this is encoded by the coding sequence GTGACCCGCCGCCGCCCGGCCCTGCTGGTCCTGGGCCTCCTGCTCGCCGTACTCGGTACGGCGGGGCAGGCCCAGGCGGCCGGCTACCGCTACTGGTCCTTCTGGGACCGGGACGCCGACGGCGGTACGTGGGTGTACGCGACGCAGGGCCCGTCGACCGCGCGGCCGTCCGACGGAGACGTCCAGGGCTTCCGGTTCTCGGTGAGCGAGGACTCGAAGGACTCGGCCAAGCCCCGCGGGGCGGCCGAGTTCGCGACGATCTGCGCGAAGACGCCCGCCCGGGAGGGTACGAAACGGGTCGCCCTCGTCCTCGACTTCGGTACGGCCGCGGACGCCCCGGCCGGCTCGACACCGCCGGGCCCGCGCACCGCCTGCGCCCGCGTCGGCGAGGACGCGACGACGGCCGACGCCCTGGCCGCCGTCGCCAAGCCGCTGCGCTACGGCACGAACGCCCTGCTGTGCGCCATCGAGGGCTACCCCCGCACGGGGTGCGGCGAGGCCGTGTCGGGCGACCGTCCGAAGGCCTCCGCACCGCCCGGCGAGCAGAGCGGGTCCGGGGACGGCGGACCGTCGGTGGGCCTGCTGGCCGGGGCCGCCGCCGTGGCCGTACTGGGTGCGGCCGCGATCTGGCAGGCGCGTCGGCGTCGCGGCTGA
- a CDS encoding prenyltransferase/squalene oxidase repeat-containing protein, translating to MFVRRSAVVLAATAVIGTAFAPAALADESPSASPSQALPTGLYGSTDPTYDGVWRQSLALLAQHTVGVKPAAKAVDWLTGQQCANGAFAAYRADPAAKCDAKTQIDTNSTAAAVQALAELDADDAATGPAVKWLKSVQNKDGGWGYLPGGASDTNSTSVVIGALEATDTDVEGVRSKGGRTPYDALRGLSVPCDEDGGGAFAFQPDKKGGLAANADATAAGVLGALGEGLAAEPDDEPVSPKAPTCAGKGSVTLDEAAANGAGYLVGAVAKTGHLESSLPGAEDQPDYGNTADTVVALAAAGRAADAKKPLAWLEKNADAWAAKSGPAAYAQLIFAAHATGSDPSDFGGADLVKQLGLTGPATEASGDSAAPADSKDEQGGNEDDGGVSVWWIVGVGLVGGIGVGFLISGRTRKQQL from the coding sequence ATGTTTGTCCGCCGCAGCGCCGTGGTCCTGGCCGCCACCGCCGTGATCGGCACGGCCTTCGCGCCGGCCGCCCTCGCCGACGAGTCGCCCTCCGCATCCCCGTCCCAGGCCCTCCCCACGGGCCTCTACGGCAGCACCGACCCCACGTACGACGGCGTCTGGCGCCAGTCGCTGGCGCTGCTCGCCCAGCACACGGTGGGCGTGAAGCCCGCGGCGAAGGCCGTCGACTGGCTCACCGGACAGCAGTGCGCGAACGGCGCCTTCGCGGCCTACCGCGCGGACCCGGCCGCGAAGTGCGACGCCAAGACGCAGATCGACACGAACAGCACGGCCGCCGCCGTCCAGGCCCTGGCGGAACTCGACGCGGACGACGCCGCGACCGGCCCGGCCGTGAAGTGGCTGAAGTCCGTGCAGAACAAGGACGGCGGCTGGGGCTACCTCCCCGGCGGGGCCAGCGACACCAACTCGACGTCCGTCGTGATCGGGGCCCTGGAGGCCACGGACACCGACGTGGAGGGCGTGCGGTCGAAGGGCGGCCGGACGCCGTACGACGCTTTGCGCGGGCTGTCCGTCCCCTGCGACGAGGACGGCGGGGGCGCCTTCGCCTTCCAGCCCGACAAGAAGGGCGGGCTTGCGGCGAACGCGGACGCCACAGCGGCCGGGGTGCTCGGCGCGCTCGGTGAGGGGCTGGCGGCGGAGCCGGACGACGAGCCCGTCTCCCCCAAGGCCCCCACCTGTGCGGGCAAGGGCTCGGTGACCCTGGACGAGGCGGCGGCCAACGGTGCCGGGTACCTGGTCGGGGCGGTCGCGAAGACCGGCCACCTGGAGTCCTCCCTGCCCGGCGCCGAGGACCAGCCCGACTACGGCAACACCGCCGACACGGTCGTCGCGCTCGCCGCGGCGGGCCGGGCGGCGGACGCCAAGAAGCCGCTGGCCTGGCTGGAGAAGAACGCCGACGCCTGGGCGGCGAAGAGCGGCCCGGCCGCGTACGCGCAGCTGATCTTCGCGGCGCACGCCACCGGTTCGGACCCGAGCGACTTCGGCGGGGCCGACCTGGTCAAGCAGCTCGGCCTGACCGGCCCCGCGACAGAGGCCTCCGGCGACTCCGCCGCGCCGGCCGACAGCAAGGACGAGCAGGGCGGGAACGAGGACGACGGCGGGGTCAGCGTCTGGTGGATCGTCGGGGTCGGCCTGGTCGGCGGCATCGGCGTCGGCTTCCTCATCAGCGGCCGCACCAGGAAGCAGCAGCTGTGA
- a CDS encoding ABC transporter ATP-binding protein: MIRFEDVSVTYDGASEPTVRDIELTVPEGELVLLVGPSGVGKSTLLGAVSGLVPHFTGGTLRGRVTVAGRDTRTHKPRELADVVGTVGQDPLSHFVTDTVEDELAYGMESLGLAPDVMRRRIEETLDLLGLADLRDRPISTLSGGQQQRVAIGSVLTPHPRVLVLDEPTSALDPAAAEEVLAVLQRLVHDLGTTVLMAEHRLERVVQYADQVALLPSPGAPLVLGTPAEVMAVSPVYPPVVALGRLDGWSPLPLTVRDARRRAGELRERLEALTYDDPAAAGAVSPAISGPKPSRRPRLLGRRPPESSADVHPAVVEGLAVRRGRTEVLHDVTLSVAPGETVALMGRNGAGKSTLLSALVGLVPPAAGTVRVGGVQPHRTAPAELVRRVGLVPQEPRDLLYADTVAGECAAADTDAGAGPGTCRALVSELLPGIGDDTHPRDLSEGQRLTLALAVVLTARPPLILLDEPTRGLDYAAKSRLVTLLRSLAAEGHAIVLATHDVELAAELSHRVVILADGEPVADGPTAEVVVASPSFAPQVTKVLSPQKWLTVTQVREALHASGPAEGAGS, translated from the coding sequence GTGATCCGCTTCGAGGATGTCTCCGTGACGTACGACGGGGCGTCGGAGCCCACCGTCCGCGACATCGAACTCACCGTTCCCGAGGGCGAGCTGGTGCTGCTGGTCGGGCCGTCCGGGGTCGGCAAGTCGACACTCCTGGGCGCGGTGAGCGGTCTGGTCCCGCACTTCACGGGCGGCACCCTGCGCGGGCGCGTGACGGTCGCGGGCCGTGACACCCGCACGCACAAGCCGCGCGAACTCGCCGACGTGGTCGGCACGGTGGGCCAGGACCCGCTGTCGCACTTCGTGACGGACACGGTCGAGGACGAACTCGCCTACGGAATGGAGTCGTTGGGGCTCGCGCCGGACGTGATGCGCCGCCGCATCGAGGAGACCCTGGACCTGCTCGGTCTCGCCGACCTGCGCGACCGCCCCATCTCCACCCTGTCCGGCGGCCAGCAGCAGCGGGTGGCGATCGGCTCGGTCCTCACCCCGCACCCCAGGGTCCTGGTCCTCGACGAACCGACCTCCGCCCTCGACCCGGCCGCCGCGGAGGAGGTCCTCGCCGTCCTCCAGCGTCTCGTCCACGACCTCGGCACGACGGTCCTCATGGCCGAACACCGTCTGGAGCGCGTCGTCCAGTACGCCGACCAGGTCGCCCTCCTCCCGTCCCCCGGCGCCCCACTGGTACTGGGTACGCCCGCCGAGGTCATGGCCGTCTCGCCGGTGTACCCGCCGGTGGTGGCCCTGGGCCGGCTCGACGGATGGTCTCCCCTGCCGCTGACGGTCCGGGACGCCCGGCGGAGGGCGGGAGAACTGCGGGAACGCCTGGAGGCACTCACGTACGACGACCCGGCCGCCGCAGGAGCCGTATCCCCCGCAATCAGCGGCCCGAAGCCCTCCCGGCGCCCTCGGCTCCTTGGCAGGCGCCCTCCGGAGAGCTCTGCCGACGTCCACCCGGCGGTGGTCGAGGGCCTCGCCGTCCGCCGCGGCCGCACCGAGGTGCTCCACGACGTCACCCTGAGCGTCGCCCCCGGAGAGACCGTCGCGCTCATGGGCCGTAACGGCGCCGGGAAGTCGACGCTGCTGTCCGCCCTCGTCGGCCTCGTCCCGCCCGCCGCGGGCACCGTACGCGTGGGCGGGGTCCAGCCCCACCGCACGGCGCCCGCGGAGCTCGTCCGCCGCGTGGGCCTCGTACCGCAGGAGCCCCGGGACCTGCTGTACGCGGACACCGTGGCCGGCGAGTGCGCGGCCGCGGACACCGACGCGGGAGCCGGGCCGGGAACCTGCCGGGCCCTGGTGTCCGAGCTGCTTCCGGGCATCGGGGACGACACCCATCCACGGGACCTCTCGGAGGGGCAGCGGCTCACGCTGGCCCTGGCCGTCGTGCTGACCGCCCGTCCGCCCCTGATCCTTCTCGACGAACCGACCCGCGGCCTCGACTACGCGGCCAAGTCCCGGCTGGTCACCCTCCTGCGGTCGCTCGCGGCGGAGGGTCACGCCATCGTCCTGGCCACCCATGACGTCGAACTGGCCGCCGAGCTCTCCCACCGGGTCGTCATCCTCGCCGACGGCGAACCCGTCGCCGACGGCCCGACGGCCGAGGTCGTCGTCGCCTCCCCGTCCTTCGCCCCGCAGGTCACCAAGGTCCTCTCCCCGCAGAAGTGGCTGACCGTGACGCAGGTGCGCGAGGCGCTCCACGCGTCCGGGCCGGCGGAGGGCGCGGGCTCATGA
- a CDS encoding ATP-binding protein, translating into MPEDRTTGGRPGNLPPETRSFVGRRPELARLDAVLGPAGDRERLVTLVGPGGVGKTRLALRAARRAAHRYPDGVWFVELSPLRARGLVGFAVMEALRLADQSTRPVTEVLAEWLRDKDVLIVLDSCEHLLPDCVDLARALLPAAPGLRLLTTSREHLGHPSELRVEVAPLPVREDAGPTRQARASPAAEDREGAVPVREEAGTPVGEDAGDRGGPGDALDLFAQRAVEAWPGFVLDGDSTGTVAAICRRLDGIPLAIELAAARLPELSLGALDERLGERLPSPLDLLASGPGEGPLRHRTLRTAIGWSHELCAPLERLLWARLSVFTGGFDLAAAEDVCAGGPLPAGRIAALLERLVEQSIVLCHRTADDRFQLLDSVREFGVDWLRALGEERVLRMRHLDRYRSLARSGCAEWNTGRQVLWCERTVTEHANLRTAMDYALSGHDGPGALSTAADIGFLWRHCGYLRDAQHCLDQVLTADPEPGPDFVRALWVRGAVALLQGDLDSAERWAAVCTAASVEQGDPVAVVAAAYLTGGHLLLRGRLAEALVVFREAELLPVRDDWLGSAQLQVRLGLSFVHLLSGDLVRSREVADEVREESARRGECWVGAFADCFVAQADLDEGDLPAAVRNARTAIVGHSLLNSTLGVALTLDVLASAVVATGDGHRAARLLAVGQRVWERVGSVHMQSPDLMSARRAREHLVRREIGDEAYTEAYAEGLAMSYERGIDYAVGGVPDRRRPGP; encoded by the coding sequence GTGCCAGAGGACAGGACGACCGGCGGGCGGCCGGGAAATCTTCCGCCCGAGACACGGAGCTTCGTCGGCCGGCGCCCCGAACTGGCCCGGCTCGACGCGGTCCTGGGCCCGGCCGGGGATCGCGAGCGCCTGGTGACGCTCGTCGGGCCCGGCGGCGTCGGCAAGACCCGGCTCGCCCTGCGTGCCGCCCGCCGTGCCGCCCACCGGTATCCGGACGGCGTCTGGTTCGTGGAGCTCTCGCCGCTGCGGGCCCGGGGCCTGGTGGGCTTCGCCGTGATGGAGGCGCTGCGGCTCGCCGACCAGTCGACCCGTCCGGTGACCGAGGTGCTCGCGGAATGGCTGCGGGACAAGGACGTACTGATCGTCCTCGACTCCTGCGAGCACCTGCTTCCCGACTGCGTCGACCTGGCCCGCGCCCTGCTCCCCGCCGCACCGGGCCTGCGGCTCCTGACCACCAGCCGGGAACACCTCGGTCATCCGTCCGAACTCCGCGTCGAGGTCGCCCCGCTGCCGGTGAGGGAGGACGCCGGCCCCACGAGGCAGGCCAGGGCGTCCCCCGCAGCGGAGGACCGGGAGGGAGCGGTGCCCGTGCGGGAGGAGGCGGGCACGCCGGTAGGGGAGGACGCCGGTGACCGGGGTGGTCCCGGTGACGCGCTCGACCTGTTCGCGCAGCGGGCGGTCGAGGCGTGGCCCGGCTTCGTCCTCGACGGGGACTCCACCGGCACGGTCGCCGCCATCTGCCGTCGCCTGGACGGAATCCCCCTGGCCATCGAACTGGCCGCGGCCCGCCTCCCCGAACTCTCCCTCGGCGCGCTGGACGAACGGCTCGGCGAGCGTCTGCCGTCCCCACTGGACCTGCTCGCGTCGGGGCCGGGCGAGGGGCCGCTGCGGCACCGCACCCTGCGCACGGCCATCGGCTGGAGCCACGAACTGTGCGCGCCTCTGGAGCGGTTGCTGTGGGCCAGGCTCTCCGTGTTCACCGGCGGTTTCGACCTGGCCGCGGCCGAGGACGTCTGCGCCGGCGGCCCCCTGCCCGCCGGGCGGATCGCCGCCCTGCTCGAACGGCTCGTCGAGCAGTCCATCGTGCTGTGCCACCGCACGGCTGACGACCGCTTCCAACTCCTCGACAGTGTGCGCGAGTTCGGCGTCGACTGGTTGCGCGCCCTCGGCGAGGAGCGGGTCCTGCGGATGCGGCACCTCGACCGCTACCGGAGCCTCGCCCGCAGCGGCTGCGCGGAGTGGAACACCGGCCGCCAGGTGCTGTGGTGCGAGCGTACGGTCACCGAACACGCCAACCTGCGCACCGCCATGGACTACGCGCTGTCCGGGCACGACGGCCCGGGCGCCCTGAGCACGGCGGCCGACATCGGCTTCCTGTGGCGCCACTGCGGCTACCTGCGGGACGCGCAGCACTGCCTCGACCAGGTACTCACCGCCGATCCGGAGCCCGGCCCCGACTTCGTGCGCGCCCTGTGGGTGAGGGGGGCGGTCGCGCTCCTCCAGGGCGACCTGGACAGCGCCGAGCGCTGGGCGGCGGTCTGTACGGCGGCGTCCGTGGAACAGGGCGACCCCGTGGCGGTCGTCGCCGCCGCGTACCTCACCGGCGGGCACCTGCTCCTGCGCGGCAGGCTCGCCGAGGCGCTGGTGGTGTTCCGGGAGGCCGAACTGCTCCCGGTCCGCGACGACTGGCTGGGGTCCGCGCAGCTCCAGGTGCGGCTCGGGCTGTCCTTCGTCCACCTGCTGAGCGGTGACCTCGTCCGCTCCCGTGAGGTCGCCGACGAGGTGCGCGAGGAGAGCGCGCGGCGCGGCGAGTGCTGGGTGGGCGCCTTCGCCGACTGTTTCGTCGCCCAGGCCGACCTGGACGAGGGCGACCTCCCGGCGGCGGTGCGCAACGCCCGCACGGCCATCGTCGGGCACTCGCTGCTGAACAGCACGCTCGGTGTCGCCCTCACCCTCGACGTGCTGGCCTCGGCGGTCGTCGCGACCGGTGACGGGCATCGTGCGGCCCGCCTCCTCGCCGTCGGCCAGCGCGTCTGGGAGCGCGTCGGGAGCGTCCACATGCAGTCGCCGGACCTGATGTCCGCCCGCCGCGCCCGTGAACACCTGGTCCGCCGGGAGATCGGCGACGAGGCCTACACCGAGGCGTACGCGGAGGGACTGGCCATGTCGTACGAGCGGGGCATCGACTACGCGGTGGGCGGCGTCCCGGACCGCCGCCGCCCGGGCCCCTGA
- a CDS encoding MBL fold metallo-hydrolase yields MPQVTDHGGGVRSVEVPIPDNPLGNTLVYVVDTDRGPVLIDTGWDAPASWDALTDGLTACGTAVGEIHGVVITHHHPDHHGLSAKVREASGAWVAMHAADISIVRRTRETRPERWFAYMVDKLTAAGAPEEHVAPMRTARSRFPGFSPALPDREIVPGELLDLAGRRLRAIWTPGHTPGHVCLHLEEDHPAQLPGHGRLFSGDHLLPRITPHIGLYEDPDDDTVPDPLGDYLDSLERVGGLGPAEVLPAHLHAFTDAPSRVRELLDHHEDRLTGLLSLLGTPLTVWQVAELMEWNRPWSDIPYGSRNIAVSEAEAHLRRLVKLGRAEAVTGSDPVTYVTV; encoded by the coding sequence ATGCCACAGGTGACCGATCACGGCGGAGGCGTACGGTCCGTCGAGGTCCCCATCCCGGACAACCCCCTCGGCAACACGCTCGTGTACGTCGTGGACACCGACCGCGGACCGGTACTGATCGACACGGGCTGGGACGCTCCCGCATCCTGGGACGCGCTCACCGACGGGCTGACGGCCTGCGGGACGGCGGTCGGGGAGATCCACGGAGTGGTGATCACCCACCACCACCCGGACCACCACGGGCTGTCGGCCAAGGTGCGGGAGGCGTCGGGCGCGTGGGTGGCCATGCACGCCGCCGACATCTCCATCGTGCGGCGCACCCGGGAGACCCGGCCCGAGCGCTGGTTCGCCTACATGGTGGACAAGCTGACGGCGGCGGGGGCGCCCGAGGAGCACGTGGCGCCGATGCGCACCGCCCGCTCCCGGTTCCCCGGCTTCTCCCCCGCGCTCCCCGACCGTGAGATCGTCCCCGGCGAGCTCCTCGACCTCGCCGGCCGGCGCCTGCGCGCGATCTGGACCCCGGGCCACACGCCCGGCCATGTCTGCCTGCACCTGGAGGAGGACCATCCGGCACAGCTGCCGGGCCACGGGCGCCTGTTCTCCGGCGACCACCTCCTGCCGAGGATCACCCCGCACATCGGGCTGTACGAGGACCCGGACGACGACACCGTCCCCGATCCGCTCGGCGACTACCTCGACTCCCTGGAACGCGTCGGCGGCCTCGGACCGGCCGAGGTGCTCCCCGCCCATCTGCACGCCTTCACCGACGCCCCGTCCCGCGTGCGGGAGTTGCTCGACCACCACGAGGACCGCCTCACCGGTCTCCTCTCCCTTCTCGGCACCCCGCTCACCGTGTGGCAGGTCGCCGAGCTCATGGAGTGGAACCGCCCCTGGTCCGACATCCCGTACGGCTCCCGGAACATCGCGGTCTCGGAGGCGGAGGCCCACCTGCGCCGCCTGGTGAAACTGGGGCGTGCGGAAGCCGTGACGGGAAGCGATCCGGTGACGTACGTGACCGTATGA
- a CDS encoding ECF transporter S component: MNLPPRPPQPQARPIRLGPRSVATLVLVGAVGLAALTWPFFSGPTSQVGAHSKDAPWLFAGLLVLLVGVVAATISESGLGPKAVAMLGVLAATGAALRPVGAGTAGIEPMFFLMVLSGRVLGPGFGFVLGAVTMFASALLTGGVGPWMPFQMLSMGWFTMGAGLLPGPDRLRGRAELAMLAAYGFLAAFAYGTFMNLAGWPFMDALSSSVAFDPADAVDTNLARFVAYCLATSLGWDLGRATVTVVLTLTLGATVLKALRRATRRAAFETPVTFQDPDGAAPVTPPGRAL, encoded by the coding sequence ATGAACCTCCCGCCTCGGCCGCCCCAGCCCCAGGCCCGCCCCATCCGTCTGGGCCCCCGCTCGGTCGCCACCCTCGTCCTGGTCGGTGCCGTCGGTCTCGCCGCGCTCACCTGGCCCTTCTTCAGCGGTCCGACCTCGCAGGTCGGCGCCCACTCGAAGGACGCGCCGTGGCTGTTCGCCGGGCTGCTGGTCCTGCTGGTCGGGGTCGTGGCGGCGACGATCTCCGAGTCCGGGCTGGGCCCCAAGGCCGTGGCCATGCTCGGGGTGCTCGCCGCGACCGGGGCGGCGCTGCGGCCGGTCGGGGCCGGCACGGCGGGGATCGAGCCGATGTTCTTCCTGATGGTGCTGAGCGGGCGGGTGCTCGGGCCGGGATTCGGCTTCGTGCTCGGGGCGGTCACGATGTTCGCGTCCGCGCTGCTCACGGGCGGGGTCGGGCCCTGGATGCCGTTCCAGATGCTCTCGATGGGCTGGTTCACGATGGGTGCGGGGCTGCTCCCGGGTCCGGACCGGCTGCGCGGCCGGGCCGAGTTGGCGATGCTCGCCGCGTACGGCTTCCTCGCGGCCTTCGCGTACGGCACGTTCATGAACCTGGCCGGCTGGCCCTTCATGGACGCGCTGTCGTCGAGCGTGGCCTTCGACCCGGCAGACGCCGTGGACACCAACCTGGCCCGGTTCGTCGCGTACTGCCTGGCCACCTCCCTCGGCTGGGACCTGGGGCGGGCCACGGTGACCGTCGTCCTGACCCTCACTTTGGGCGCGACGGTCCTCAAGGCACTCCGCCGGGCCACGCGGAGGGCGGCTTTCGAGACGCCGGTCACGTTCCAGGACCCCGATGGTGCGGCGCCCGTCACACCGCCCGGCCGCGCCCTGTAG